One genomic region from Spirulina subsalsa PCC 9445 encodes:
- the acs gene encoding acetate--CoA ligase — protein MSQPTIESILHENRTFPPPADFSQNARIKNLDEYGHLYDKAKADPQGFWAELAETELEWFQKWDQVLDWQPPYAKWFVNGKINISHNCLDRHLTTWRKNKAAIIWEGEPGDSRTLTYAQLHREVCQMANVFKQLGVQKGDRVGIYMPMIPEAAIAMLACARIGAAHSVIFGGFSAEALRTRLNDAQAKLVVTADGGFRKDKVVPLKAAVDQALEEGVESVNNVLVVQRTKEKVQMEPGRDHWWHDLQAGVSADCPPEPMDSEDLLFILYTSGTTGKPKGVVHTTGGYNLYTHITTKWTFDLQDTDVYWCTADVGWITGHSYIVYGPLSNGATTVMYEGVPRPSNLGCFWDVVEKYGVTIFYTAPTAIRAFIKMGEHHPKRRNLSSLRILGTVGEPINPEAWMWYHKVIGGERCPIVDTWWQTETGGFMLTPLPGATPTKPGSATFPFPGILADVVDLDGNSVGANEGGYLVIKHPWPSMMRTVYGDDARFRRTYWEHIAPKEGQYFYFAGDGARRDQDGYFWVMGRVDDVISVSGHRLGTMEIESALVSHPAVAEAAVVGKPDEVKGEEVVAFVTLEGDYEPSDSLTQELKDHVVKEIGAIARPGDIHFTDAMPKTRSGKIMRRLLRNLAAGQEVAGDTSTLEDRSVLDKLRGGA, from the coding sequence ATGTCTCAACCAACCATTGAATCAATCCTGCACGAAAACCGAACCTTTCCCCCCCCGGCCGACTTTTCCCAAAACGCCCGGATTAAAAACCTCGATGAGTATGGCCATCTTTACGATAAAGCCAAAGCCGATCCCCAAGGATTTTGGGCAGAATTAGCCGAAACGGAACTGGAATGGTTCCAAAAATGGGATCAAGTCTTAGACTGGCAACCCCCCTATGCCAAATGGTTTGTCAACGGCAAAATCAATATTTCCCATAACTGCCTTGACCGTCACCTAACCACCTGGCGCAAAAACAAAGCCGCTATTATTTGGGAAGGAGAACCCGGGGATTCTCGCACCTTAACCTATGCCCAACTCCATCGGGAAGTGTGCCAGATGGCCAATGTGTTTAAACAGTTGGGGGTGCAGAAAGGCGATCGCGTGGGGATTTATATGCCCATGATTCCCGAAGCCGCGATCGCCATGTTAGCCTGTGCGAGAATCGGAGCCGCCCATAGTGTGATTTTCGGCGGATTCAGTGCCGAAGCCCTACGCACCCGCTTAAACGATGCCCAAGCCAAATTAGTCGTTACCGCCGACGGAGGATTCCGCAAAGATAAAGTCGTTCCCCTCAAAGCCGCCGTTGACCAAGCCCTAGAAGAAGGCGTCGAAAGCGTCAATAACGTTCTCGTCGTTCAACGGACTAAAGAAAAAGTCCAGATGGAACCCGGTCGAGATCACTGGTGGCACGACCTACAAGCGGGAGTCTCTGCCGACTGCCCCCCGGAACCTATGGACAGTGAGGACCTGCTCTTTATCCTCTACACCAGTGGCACCACCGGAAAACCCAAAGGAGTTGTCCACACCACCGGAGGCTATAACCTCTACACCCACATCACCACTAAATGGACTTTCGACCTCCAAGATACGGACGTTTACTGGTGTACCGCCGATGTAGGCTGGATTACCGGACATAGTTACATCGTCTACGGCCCCCTCTCCAACGGGGCAACAACGGTTATGTATGAAGGAGTCCCCCGCCCCTCTAACCTCGGCTGCTTCTGGGATGTAGTGGAAAAATACGGCGTGACCATTTTTTACACCGCCCCCACCGCCATTCGCGCCTTTATTAAAATGGGAGAACACCATCCTAAGCGCCGCAATCTCTCCTCCCTGCGCATTCTCGGCACCGTCGGCGAACCGATTAACCCCGAGGCTTGGATGTGGTACCACAAAGTCATCGGCGGCGAACGTTGCCCCATTGTTGATACTTGGTGGCAAACGGAAACCGGAGGCTTTATGTTAACCCCCCTCCCCGGTGCCACCCCCACCAAACCCGGTTCCGCCACCTTCCCCTTCCCCGGTATTCTCGCCGATGTCGTGGATCTTGACGGAAACTCCGTCGGGGCCAACGAGGGAGGCTATTTGGTCATCAAGCACCCTTGGCCTAGCATGATGCGCACCGTGTACGGCGATGATGCCCGGTTCCGCCGCACCTATTGGGAACATATTGCCCCCAAAGAGGGCCAGTATTTTTATTTTGCCGGGGATGGCGCACGACGAGATCAGGATGGGTATTTTTGGGTTATGGGACGAGTGGATGATGTGATTAGTGTATCGGGACACCGTTTAGGCACGATGGAAATTGAGTCGGCTTTAGTGTCCCATCCGGCTGTTGCTGAGGCCGCCGTGGTGGGGAAACCCGATGAGGTGAAAGGGGAGGAGGTGGTCGCTTTTGTCACCTTAGAAGGGGATTATGAGCCTAGTGATAGTCTCACTCAGGAGTTAAAGGATCATGTGGTGAAAGAAATTGGTGCGATCGCCCGCCCCGGAGATATTCATTTTACCGATGCTATGCCGAAAACTCGTTCTGGGAAGATTATGCGCCGTTTACTGCGCAATCTCGCCGCCGGACAAGAAGTAGCGGGGGATACTTCTACCTTAGAGGATCGTTCGGTGTTGGATAAATTAAGGGGTGGGGCTTAA
- a CDS encoding nucleotidyltransferase family protein: MSVIPVQTKAQVLALLQEHHQTLHNFGVKRCGILGSFVHDHAIHPQSDVDILVTFEPNQKTFDNFIHLSFFLEDIFGRSVDLITIESLSPYIRPHILNEVEYVPIGS, encoded by the coding sequence ATGTCAGTAATCCCCGTCCAAACAAAAGCCCAAGTCCTCGCTCTCCTTCAAGAACATCACCAAACATTACACAACTTTGGCGTTAAACGTTGTGGCATCTTGGGTTCATTTGTCCACGACCATGCAATTCACCCCCAAAGTGATGTTGATATCTTAGTCACCTTTGAACCAAACCAAAAAACCTTTGATAACTTCATCCACTTATCTTTTTTCCTAGAAGATATTTTTGGTAGATCCGTCGATCTCATCACCATTGAATCCTTGAGTCCTTACATCAGGCCACACATTTTAAATGAGGTTGAATATGTCCCCATCGGCTCGTGA
- a CDS encoding HepT-like ribonuclease domain-containing protein: MMTNSVDLNKTEFLQNETIKRAYVRSIEVIGEAVKQLPDELRQEADYRLLGRAK, encoded by the coding sequence ATGATGACAAACTCTGTTGATTTAAATAAAACAGAATTTCTGCAAAATGAAACCATAAAACGTGCCTATGTTCGTAGCATTGAAGTCATTGGCGAAGCCGTCAAACAATTGCCGGATGAATTGCGCCAAGAAGCGGACTATCGGTTACTGGGCAGAGCCAAGTAA
- a CDS encoding DUF6088 family protein: MPAPQTPSIASLVRERVTSQGDSYWQTKDFNDLSAPNAVTKALTRLAKDNTLKRVSKGIYYHPKPTRFGPSHPTQAGLHRLLKDYYIYPAGLSAANLLGFTTQNVPAGEFATTARSIPPRILGPKAKLHVNRPETWKELSSKEAAILDIIRCVGQSSDLSPEETKALLIHHIKAENCFSKFLKISAHEPPHVRAILGAIGQEIGVNFSQLKQLRDNINPLTRFNFGKLRTLSHASQWQAK; the protein is encoded by the coding sequence ATGCCAGCCCCCCAAACTCCAAGCATCGCTTCACTGGTGCGTGAGCGCGTCACATCCCAGGGCGATAGCTATTGGCAAACCAAAGACTTCAACGACCTATCAGCCCCTAACGCTGTCACCAAAGCCCTCACCCGTTTAGCAAAAGACAATACCTTAAAGCGAGTGAGTAAAGGCATTTACTATCACCCTAAACCCACTCGCTTTGGCCCATCCCATCCCACCCAAGCAGGACTCCATCGCTTACTCAAAGACTATTACATTTATCCAGCAGGTCTAAGCGCCGCTAACCTACTCGGATTCACCACCCAAAACGTGCCCGCTGGAGAATTTGCAACCACAGCCCGCAGCATTCCCCCTCGGATTTTGGGGCCAAAGGCAAAACTTCACGTCAATCGACCAGAAACCTGGAAAGAACTATCGAGTAAAGAAGCGGCAATTTTGGATATTATCCGCTGTGTTGGCCAATCCAGTGATTTATCACCAGAAGAAACCAAAGCCCTATTAATCCACCATATTAAAGCCGAAAACTGTTTCTCAAAATTCCTTAAAATTTCCGCCCACGAACCTCCCCATGTTCGAGCCATTTTAGGCGCGATCGGTCAAGAAATTGGGGTGAATTTTTCACAACTTAAACAACTTCGAGACAACATCAACCCGCTCACCCGCTTTAATTTTGGAAAACTGCGTACACTCTCCCATGCTTCTCAGTGGCAAGCGAAATGA